The Desulfuromonadales bacterium genome contains a region encoding:
- a CDS encoding flavodoxin family protein, with translation MNIVAILGSPHGMRGNTGRLLELVLEGARGEGAQAETVCLGAGEVRPCVACDACHKTGRCPHPDIFEAIRAKIAAADGVVLASPNYIFSVSAQLKAFMDRCCGTIHCLGFEGKYGAAVVTSGGGGDDPVVDYIGRFQLATGIRPIGGVHATMAALPDGVFTEGLVQQAQQLGAELVRACRERRIDPDVERQMRDFRARMRELVAWRREEWPYEYAYWQNREGMR, from the coding sequence ATGAACATTGTCGCTATTCTCGGCAGTCCTCACGGTATGCGGGGGAACACCGGCCGGCTGCTGGAGCTGGTGCTCGAAGGGGCCCGCGGCGAAGGTGCGCAGGCAGAAACCGTCTGCCTCGGTGCCGGCGAGGTCCGCCCCTGCGTCGCCTGCGACGCCTGCCACAAGACCGGACGCTGTCCGCACCCCGACATCTTCGAAGCGATCCGGGCCAAAATTGCCGCCGCCGACGGGGTGGTTCTGGCGAGCCCCAACTACATTTTCAGTGTCAGCGCCCAGCTCAAGGCCTTCATGGACCGCTGTTGCGGGACGATCCACTGTCTCGGCTTCGAAGGGAAGTACGGGGCCGCGGTCGTCACCTCGGGAGGGGGCGGCGACGATCCGGTTGTCGACTATATCGGGCGGTTCCAGCTCGCCACGGGAATCCGGCCGATCGGCGGCGTGCATGCCACCATGGCGGCGCTGCCGGACGGGGTGTTCACCGAAGGGCTCGTGCAGCAGGCGCAGCAGCTGGGAGCGGAGCTGGTGCGCGCCTGTCGGGAGCGGCGGATCGATCCGGACGTGGAACGGCAGATGCGCGACTTTCGGGCGAGGATGCGGGAACTGGTGGCCTGGCGTCGGGAGGAATGGCCTTACGAGTACGCCTACTGGCAGAATCGGGAGGGAATGAGGTAG
- a CDS encoding glycogen/starch/alpha-glucan phosphorylase, with amino-acid sequence MITKKLQESQLNASLTDLPPLGMDVFDLVEDFRRYYTYTLGRDRHSRSAHYAYQALVLILRDRLMERWKSTRYAYEGNDCKHAYYLSLEFLIGRTLGNATLNLGLDETSVLALQCLGLELEELAEAEHDAGLGNGGLGRLAACFLDSCATLQLPVTGYGIRYEYGMFRQLIVDGRQVEEPDHWLRAGNPWEIERPEYTQRIRFGGRSEFIRDAGGELRARWVDTHDVLAIPYDIPIPGYRNGTVNTLRLWKAAATDEFDLGEFNAGMYPESVAAKNAAENITMVLYPNDASESGKELRLRQQYFLASASLQDVLARWVGMQGRDFTAFAEKNCFQLNDTHPSCAVPELMRLLMDEHGLGWDEAWAITSRTMAYTNHTLLPEALEKWPVRLFRQLLPRLLEIICEINARFLAEVARRWPGDSQRQQRLSLIEEGTEPMVRMAYLAIVGSFSVNGVAAIHSRLLTEGLFHDFFELWPEKFNNKTNGVTPRRWLAWCNPGLRELISEKLGDGWVADLEQLRRLEPLAEDPEFRTRWHEVKLTNKRRLAAMVEADCGVVFDPEALFDVQVKRIHEYKRQLLNVLHVIHLYDRLKRGDTADWTDRCVLVGGKAAPGYAMAKSIIKLINNVAGVVNDDPDVNGRLKVAFLPNYRVTAMEVIAPGSDLSEQISTAGKEASGTGNMKFMMNGAVTIGTLDGANIEIREEVGEENFFLFGLTAEEVAERRQQYDPAAIIAADEDLRRVLQLLTSGHFNQFEPCIFDPLIATITSPHDPWLTAADFRTYVEAQRRAADAYRDRERWLRMSIRNTAASGRFSTDRTIRQYSEDIWGLTPVPALPIE; translated from the coding sequence ATGATTACCAAGAAGTTGCAGGAGAGCCAGCTCAACGCCAGTCTCACCGATCTCCCCCCCCTCGGCATGGACGTCTTCGACCTGGTCGAGGATTTCCGCCGCTACTATACCTACACTCTCGGCCGCGACCGGCACAGCCGCTCGGCCCATTACGCCTACCAGGCCCTGGTCCTGATCCTGCGCGACCGCCTGATGGAGCGCTGGAAGAGCACCCGCTACGCTTACGAGGGGAACGACTGCAAGCACGCCTACTACCTCTCCCTCGAGTTCCTCATCGGGCGCACCCTGGGCAACGCCACGCTCAACCTCGGTCTGGACGAGACCTCGGTGCTGGCCCTGCAGTGCCTCGGCCTGGAGCTGGAAGAGTTGGCAGAAGCGGAGCACGATGCGGGACTGGGCAACGGCGGCCTGGGGCGGCTGGCCGCCTGCTTCCTCGACAGCTGCGCGACGCTGCAGCTGCCGGTCACCGGCTACGGCATCCGCTACGAGTACGGCATGTTCCGCCAGTTGATCGTCGACGGCCGCCAGGTCGAGGAACCCGACCACTGGCTGCGGGCGGGAAATCCCTGGGAGATCGAGCGTCCCGAGTACACCCAGCGGATCCGGTTCGGCGGGCGCAGCGAGTTCATCCGGGACGCCGGCGGCGAGCTGCGGGCGCGCTGGGTCGATACCCACGACGTCCTTGCCATCCCCTACGATATCCCCATCCCCGGCTACCGCAACGGCACCGTCAACACCCTGCGCCTCTGGAAGGCGGCCGCCACCGACGAGTTCGACCTCGGCGAATTCAACGCCGGCATGTACCCCGAATCGGTCGCCGCCAAGAACGCCGCCGAAAACATCACCATGGTCCTCTATCCCAACGATGCCAGCGAGAGCGGCAAGGAGTTGCGGCTGCGCCAGCAGTACTTTCTTGCTTCGGCCAGCCTGCAGGACGTGCTGGCCCGCTGGGTCGGCATGCAGGGCCGCGATTTTACCGCCTTTGCGGAAAAGAACTGCTTCCAGCTCAACGATACCCATCCGAGCTGCGCCGTCCCGGAGCTGATGCGGCTGCTGATGGACGAGCACGGTCTGGGCTGGGACGAGGCCTGGGCGATCACCTCGCGGACCATGGCCTACACCAACCACACCCTGCTTCCGGAAGCCCTGGAAAAGTGGCCGGTGCGGCTCTTCCGCCAGCTGCTGCCGCGCCTGCTGGAGATCATCTGCGAAATCAACGCCCGTTTCCTGGCCGAGGTCGCCCGCCGCTGGCCCGGCGACAGCCAGCGGCAGCAGCGGCTGTCGCTGATCGAGGAAGGCACCGAGCCGATGGTGCGCATGGCCTACCTGGCCATTGTCGGCAGTTTCTCGGTCAACGGCGTCGCTGCCATCCATTCGCGTTTGCTGACCGAGGGACTGTTTCACGATTTTTTCGAACTTTGGCCGGAAAAGTTCAACAACAAGACCAACGGCGTCACGCCACGCCGCTGGCTCGCCTGGTGCAACCCGGGGTTGCGCGAACTGATCAGCGAAAAACTCGGCGACGGTTGGGTGGCCGATCTCGAGCAACTGCGCCGTCTCGAGCCGCTGGCCGAGGATCCGGAGTTCCGCACCCGCTGGCATGAGGTGAAGCTGACGAACAAGCGGCGGCTGGCCGCCATGGTCGAGGCCGACTGCGGCGTCGTTTTCGATCCCGAGGCGCTCTTCGACGTGCAGGTCAAACGCATCCACGAATACAAGCGGCAGTTGCTCAACGTCCTGCACGTCATCCACCTCTACGACCGCCTCAAGCGGGGTGATACGGCCGACTGGACCGACCGCTGCGTTCTGGTCGGCGGCAAGGCAGCTCCCGGTTATGCCATGGCGAAAAGCATCATCAAGCTGATCAACAACGTGGCCGGCGTGGTCAACGACGATCCGGACGTCAACGGCCGGCTGAAGGTGGCCTTTCTCCCCAACTACCGGGTCACGGCGATGGAGGTGATCGCCCCCGGCAGCGACCTTTCGGAGCAGATCTCCACCGCCGGCAAGGAAGCCTCGGGAACCGGCAACATGAAGTTCATGATGAACGGGGCAGTCACCATCGGCACCCTGGACGGGGCGAACATCGAAATCCGCGAGGAGGTGGGGGAAGAGAACTTCTTCCTCTTCGGCCTCACCGCCGAAGAGGTGGCGGAGCGGCGCCAGCAGTACGACCCGGCCGCCATCATCGCCGCCGACGAGGATCTCCGGCGGGTGCTGCAACTGCTGACCAGCGGCCATTTCAACCAGTTCGAGCCGTGCATCTTCGACCCGCTCATTGCCACCATCACCAGTCCGCACGACCCGTGGCTGACGGCTGCCGATTTCCGCACCTACGTCGAGGCCCAGCGGCGCGCCGCTGACGCCTATCGCGACCGGGAGAGGTGGCTGCGCATGAGTATCCGCAACACCGCTGCCAGCGGCCGGTTTTCCACCGACCGCACCATTCGCCAATACAGCGAGGATATCTGGGGCCTGACCCCGGTGCCGGCGCTGCCGATCGAATAG